In a single window of the Photobacterium profundum SS9 genome:
- a CDS encoding IS4-like element ISPpr2 family transposase: MKATEILYQDLRSYYPQIHSSRLKTLCTFIESGIKDQRVSVTYLGRGLESGSVTTKKHDIKRADRLIGNAHLHCERHDYYEYMTEQLIGREKHPIILIDWSPINGQEIYQLLRASIPMQGRGLVLYEKTFHESELNTEKAHQSFLDELEQVLPEGCQPVITTDAIYRSPWFKAVELKGWYWIGRVRGQVSLSQDKETWYTSYQWFKAAKVNKAEHLGVLYYGKVAKFKCEGVLFKRNKKGRSAKKKRGGVSQRTTDKTHEKDANEAWLLVFKLPPRYKNNANIAVSLYRQRMQIEENFRDTKNGKLGISLEYANSKSVERFDNLLLIAGLILFIIWCVGRAAVMKKIHYSLQANSLKYRAVLSTIYIGREVEKDGRYTITIDEYVYVLAHLSELAVSMEDLL, from the coding sequence ATGAAAGCAACTGAAATTCTATACCAAGATCTTCGTTCATACTACCCTCAAATTCACTCCTCACGGTTAAAGACACTTTGTACTTTTATTGAGTCTGGGATTAAAGACCAAAGAGTATCAGTGACTTATCTAGGTCGAGGCTTAGAGTCAGGCTCTGTGACCACAAAAAAACATGACATTAAGCGAGCCGATCGCCTTATTGGTAATGCACACTTACACTGTGAGCGTCATGACTACTACGAGTATATGACCGAGCAATTAATTGGAAGAGAAAAGCACCCTATTATTTTAATCGATTGGTCTCCAATTAATGGTCAGGAAATCTATCAACTCTTGAGGGCGAGCATTCCAATGCAAGGGAGAGGGTTAGTTTTATATGAAAAAACATTCCATGAAAGTGAACTCAACACAGAAAAAGCCCACCAGAGTTTCTTAGATGAGTTAGAGCAAGTGCTGCCTGAAGGATGCCAGCCCGTCATCACAACAGATGCTATCTATCGGTCACCTTGGTTTAAAGCCGTAGAGTTAAAAGGTTGGTATTGGATTGGCCGAGTACGAGGGCAAGTCTCACTATCTCAAGATAAGGAAACCTGGTACACAAGCTATCAATGGTTCAAGGCCGCGAAGGTAAACAAAGCTGAGCATCTTGGTGTACTTTACTACGGTAAGGTCGCTAAATTTAAGTGTGAAGGCGTATTATTTAAGCGGAATAAAAAGGGGCGTAGTGCTAAAAAAAAGCGAGGTGGGGTTTCGCAAAGAACAACCGATAAAACGCATGAAAAAGACGCTAATGAAGCATGGTTACTGGTTTTCAAGCTCCCTCCGAGATACAAAAATAACGCAAACATCGCGGTATCACTGTACCGTCAACGAATGCAGATAGAAGAGAATTTTAGAGATACTAAAAATGGCAAGCTGGGCATAAGTTTAGAATATGCAAATTCAAAATCAGTGGAAAGGTTTGACAATTTACTTCTTATTGCAGGGTTGATCTTATTTATCATCTGGTGCGTTGGAAGAGCCGCGGTAATGAAAAAAATTCATTATTCACTACAAGCTAATTCACTTAAATATCGGGCAGTATTATCCACGATTTACATTGGTCGAGAAGTTGAAAAAGACGGCAGATATACCATAACGATAGATGAATATGTTTACGTGCTAGCTCATTTATCAGAGCTAGCAGTTAGCATGGAGGATCTACTATGA
- a CDS encoding DUF3429 domain-containing protein produces MKTSPDKIMVILGYMGLLPFALSIVCIWLDKTLFSLAPTTVFIAYSAVILSFLSGVLWGNAIDHMKHSLSRNALILSLLFALIAWGTLLHSPEVYVISVLVLLFGFVAVWFSEMKIRETEHEENPKNYQQLRNRLTACVGCMHLIVLVS; encoded by the coding sequence ATGAAGACATCACCCGATAAAATAATGGTCATCCTAGGCTATATGGGACTCCTTCCTTTTGCGCTCAGTATTGTGTGTATTTGGTTGGATAAAACACTTTTTAGCCTTGCTCCTACAACGGTGTTTATTGCTTACAGTGCTGTTATTTTAAGTTTTCTTTCAGGTGTGCTGTGGGGAAATGCGATTGATCACATGAAACATTCTTTAAGCCGCAATGCATTAATTTTAAGTCTCCTTTTTGCTTTAATTGCTTGGGGCACACTGCTACATTCGCCTGAAGTGTATGTTATTTCAGTTCTAGTATTATTGTTTGGTTTCGTGGCTGTATGGTTTTCTGAAATGAAAATCAGAGAAACGGAACATGAAGAAAATCCGAAGAATTACCAACAATTACGTAACCGATTAACAGCATGTGTGGGCTGTATGCATCTTATCGTACTGGTAAGTTAA
- a CDS encoding cold-shock protein, translating into MSNTTGIVKWFNEEKGFGFITQDNGGADVFVHFRAIASEGFKTLAEGQKVSFEVEQGQKGLQAANVVAI; encoded by the coding sequence ATGTCTAACACAACTGGTATCGTAAAGTGGTTTAACGAAGAGAAAGGTTTCGGTTTCATTACTCAAGACAACGGCGGCGCTGACGTATTCGTTCACTTCCGTGCTATCGCTTCAGAGGGTTTCAAAACTCTTGCTGAAGGTCAAAAGGTTTCTTTTGAAGTTGAACAAGGCCAGAAAGGTCTTCAAGCTGCAAACGTTGTAGCTATATAA
- a CDS encoding IS4-like element ISPpr3 family transposase yields the protein MYISTPQDWATSLFGQANLGDPRRTKRLVKVATNLALHTGGSLVKSSQQPAEIEGAYRFIRNESINANDIAEAGFQTTTQEANRHDLLLALEDTTSLNYTHRAVKEQLGHVNGGNRTRGIYAHSILLFAPTNHQVVGLIEQIRWTRDIKTRGKGARHAQTPYKEKESYKWEQASINMASRLGETMQQVISVCDREADIYEYLTYKTQENQRFVVRSMQSRCIEESDNKLYAFSDQLQPAGNRKIYIPQKGGRKAREVILDIRFSTITLKVPANKKGKSIPLYYVGCVEQGAGDNGLSWHLMTSEPVTNREEALKIVQYYEQRWLIEDYHKAWKSGGTQVESLRMQSYTNIERMATILAFLAARILQLKFMGQNIKADEESCESVLSPIGWKLLWLKRENKPLPNEVPSIRWAYLALAKLGGWNDSKRTGRAGWPVLWDGWFKLQTIIEGYHLAQSLECLDL from the coding sequence ATGTATATTTCTACTCCTCAAGATTGGGCTACTTCTCTTTTTGGTCAGGCTAATTTAGGCGATCCAAGACGAACAAAACGACTAGTCAAAGTGGCGACTAATCTTGCATTACACACAGGGGGATCTTTAGTGAAATCAAGCCAACAGCCAGCAGAGATTGAAGGCGCTTATCGCTTTATTCGTAACGAATCTATTAATGCTAATGATATTGCCGAAGCCGGATTTCAAACAACAACACAAGAGGCTAATCGCCATGATTTATTGTTAGCGCTTGAAGATACAACGTCTCTTAACTATACCCATCGCGCTGTAAAAGAGCAGCTTGGTCATGTTAATGGTGGAAACAGAACTCGCGGTATTTATGCTCATTCCATCTTGCTTTTCGCACCAACTAACCACCAAGTGGTTGGGTTAATTGAACAAATACGGTGGACGCGAGATATAAAAACAAGAGGAAAAGGTGCACGTCATGCACAAACACCCTATAAAGAAAAAGAAAGTTATAAATGGGAACAGGCTTCGATAAATATGGCATCCCGCCTTGGTGAGACTATGCAACAGGTTATATCTGTATGTGATCGTGAAGCTGATATTTATGAATATTTAACGTATAAAACTCAAGAAAACCAACGTTTTGTTGTTCGTTCAATGCAAAGCCGTTGTATCGAAGAAAGTGATAATAAGTTGTATGCTTTTTCAGACCAATTACAACCTGCAGGCAATCGAAAAATCTATATTCCACAAAAAGGAGGGCGGAAAGCGCGAGAGGTTATTCTTGATATCCGATTCTCAACCATTACTCTCAAAGTGCCTGCCAATAAGAAAGGAAAAAGTATTCCACTTTATTATGTCGGGTGCGTAGAGCAAGGTGCAGGTGACAACGGATTAAGCTGGCACTTGATGACGTCAGAGCCTGTTACGAATAGAGAAGAAGCACTGAAAATCGTTCAGTATTATGAGCAACGTTGGTTGATTGAGGACTATCACAAAGCTTGGAAAAGTGGTGGAACCCAAGTTGAGTCATTACGCATGCAAAGCTATACCAATATTGAACGCATGGCCACAATACTCGCTTTCCTTGCTGCACGAATCTTACAACTGAAATTTATGGGGCAGAATATAAAAGCTGATGAAGAAAGTTGTGAGTCAGTCTTATCGCCTATTGGGTGGAAATTACTTTGGTTAAAGCGGGAAAATAAACCATTACCCAATGAAGTCCCAAGTATTCGGTGGGCTTACCTAGCATTAGCTAAATTAGGAGGATGGAATGACAGTAAACGAACAGGACGAGCCGGTTGGCCCGTTCTGTGGGATGGATGGTTTAAATTACAAACCATCATTGAAGGCTACCATTTAGCACAATCTCTTGAATGCTTGGACTTGTGA
- a CDS encoding IS630 family transposase (programmed frameshift): protein MDSLNNIDFKSLASKQTSIQMKMRFLALAHFQDGHSRTQIAKYLKVSRTSVNKWIQVFLEEGLDGLKEKPRTGRPSFLSHQERQLLAKYIEENAAKPDGGRLTGHDIHNYITQTFGKAYHPDYIYILLKKMGFSWITSRSKHPKQCDKIQDDFKKIFKMKTILKIPGHIGLESVDVWFQDEARFGQQNTTTRVWAKTGTRPRVIKQQQFEYAYLFGSVCPSRGIGEAIVVPWSNKDAMKLHLQQVSSATEKGRHAVVIMDGAGWHTEDTAHSFHNISIIKLPPYSPELNSIEQVWSWMRQHHLANQAFKDYDEILDKVCSAWNSFLSDTKRVTRMCARSWISLTS, encoded by the exons ATGGATAGCCTTAATAATATCGACTTTAAATCCCTTGCCAGCAAACAAACATCTATCCAGATGAAAATGCGCTTTTTAGCACTGGCTCACTTCCAAGATGGCCATTCACGCACTCAAATTGCTAAGTACCTAAAGGTAAGCCGTACCAGTGTAAACAAATGGATTCAGGTTTTTCTTGAAGAGGGACTCGACGGACTAAAGGAAAAACCTCGTACCGGACGCCCTTCTTTTCTCTCTCATCAAGAAAGGCAACTGCTCGCCAAGTACATTGAAGAAAACGCGGCTAAACCTGATGGTGGCAGACTCACAGGTCATGATATTCATAACTACATCACGCAGACATTTGGCAAAGCATACCACCCAGACTACATTTATATATTGCTCAAAAAAATGGGTTTTTCATGGATAACCTCCCGCTCAAAGCACCCTAAGCAGTGCGATAAAATCCAAGACGATTTTAAAAAAAT ATTTAAAATGAAAACTATCCTCAAGATCCCAGGTCACATAGGGCTTGAGAGTGTTGATGTTTGGTTTCAAGATGAAGCACGATTCGGCCAACAGAACACCACAACAAGGGTTTGGGCAAAGACAGGAACGCGTCCGCGCGTCATCAAACAGCAGCAGTTTGAATATGCGTATCTCTTTGGTTCTGTTTGTCCTAGCCGAGGCATTGGAGAAGCCATCGTTGTTCCTTGGAGCAATAAAGATGCGATGAAACTGCATCTTCAGCAAGTATCAAGTGCGACAGAAAAAGGCAGGCATGCCGTTGTGATAATGGATGGTGCAGGATGGCATACCGAAGATACGGCACATAGTTTTCATAATATCAGTATCATAAAGCTTCCTCCCTATTCACCAGAGCTCAATTCAATAGAACAAGTTTGGAGTTGGATGAGGCAACACCATTTAGCGAACCAAGCTTTTAAAGATTATGATGAGATTCTTGATAAGGTGTGCAGTGCTTGGAATAGCTTTCTTAGTGACACGAAAAGAGTAACGAGGATGTGCGCAAGAAGCTGGATTAGCCTGACCAGTTAA
- the tnpA gene encoding IS200/IS605-like element ISPpr13 family transposase — MDYRYGSHTVFKIQYHFVFVTKYRYQVLTGDVGLKARELIRQTCHAFEIDILKGVISKDHVHLLVSAPPNMAPSEIMRRIKGRTSAKLFESYPDLKKKYWGRHFWARGYFCVTSGDLTEEMIKEYLDHHFEPKAEDNFRTEG; from the coding sequence ATGGATTATAGATATGGAAGTCATACAGTCTTCAAAATTCAGTACCATTTCGTTTTTGTAACGAAGTATCGTTATCAAGTTTTGACTGGTGATGTTGGCTTGAAAGCTCGAGAGCTAATCAGGCAAACATGTCATGCTTTTGAGATTGATATTTTGAAGGGGGTAATCAGTAAAGATCATGTTCACTTGTTAGTTTCTGCACCACCCAATATGGCACCTAGCGAAATAATGCGAAGGATTAAAGGCCGTACATCGGCTAAGTTGTTCGAGAGTTATCCTGATTTAAAGAAGAAATACTGGGGACGTCATTTTTGGGCTAGAGGCTACTTTTGTGTGACATCTGGTGACCTAACGGAAGAAATGATAAAGGAATACCTTGATCATCACTTTGAGCCCAAGGCTGAAGATAACTTCAGGACAGAAGGCTAA